In Hydra vulgaris chromosome 06, alternate assembly HydraT2T_AEP, a genomic segment contains:
- the LOC136081202 gene encoding uncharacterized protein LOC136081202, whose translation MCAIINAVGNTIPPVFIYPRARFQERMLTGGPNGCVGFANNPSSGWMTGELFIRVLKHLKLHSKCNKENKILLLLDNHENHCTINAINFCRENGIDLLTFPPHCTHRLQPLDVSV comes from the coding sequence ATGTGTGCTATTATTAATGCAGTTGGAAACACTATACCACCAGTTTTTATTTATCCTAGAGCAAGATTTCAAGAGCGTATGCTAACAGGAGGACCTAATGGTTGTGTTGGATTTGCTAACAACCCTAGTAGTGGATGGATGACAGGAGAACTTTTTATACGAGTGCTCAAACATTTAAAGCTCCATTCAAAGTGCAATAAAGAAAACAAGATTTTGTTATTACTAGATAACCACGAAAACCATTGTACTATTAATGCAATCAATTTTTGCAGAGAAAATGGAATTGATTTACTTACATTCCCACCACATTGTACACATAGACTTCAACCTCTTGATGTTTCAGTATAG